Proteins encoded within one genomic window of Ranitomeya variabilis isolate aRanVar5 chromosome 4, aRanVar5.hap1, whole genome shotgun sequence:
- the LOC143769894 gene encoding uncharacterized protein LOC143769894, whose product MDRSIMFVVLVLWGILSSAISQELEEASGGAENIGKPGRCPEVVEEDLISSTSTPCSSLCKDKESCTTQACDNDFNCEGSLKCCKARCATECLPPVFRSPCENNFDCPWTLKCCSGVCDSDCVYQHRKPDSIAKGIILDKKKE is encoded by the exons ATGGACAGATCTATCATGTTCGTTGTCCTAGTTTTGTGGGGGATACTTTCCTCGGCCATCTCTCAAGAACTGGAAGAAGCAAGTGGGG GTGCAGAAAATATAGGAAAACCAGGCAGATGTCCTGAAGTAGTGGAAGAAGATCTCATCTCCTCTACATCTACACCCTGCTCTTCTCTGTGTAAAGATAAAGAAAGCTGTACAACACAAGCTTGTGACAATGACTTCAACTGCGAAGGAAGCCTAAAATGCTGTAAGGCGAGATGTGCGACTGAATGTCTCCCACCAGTTTTTA GAAGCCCATGTGAAAATAACTTTGACTGTCCTTGGACATTGAAGTGCTGCAGTGGTGTCTGCGACAGTGACTGTGTGTACCAGCACAGAAAACCTGACTCAATTGCAAAAGGGATTATTCTTGAT AAAAAGAAAGAGTAA